The Musa acuminata AAA Group cultivar baxijiao chromosome BXJ1-8, Cavendish_Baxijiao_AAA, whole genome shotgun sequence genomic sequence AGGGGGTGAACCCACTACGAACTTGCACAAGAGATGCAGTAGCCAGTGTCGAGGGAGTGGCAAGCGGCATAGGTAACCTAGCGGATGTGGTGAGCCATAATGAAGTTGGCGTCGTGGACGGACGTATCACAGGCCGAACAAAGGAAGGTCGTGTTTAGCTCGCAGTAGACCATCGTCCTTTCATCGCTTTGCATTTACCTCGATATTTGATGAAGATGAAAAGCATCGACATCTGCGTCACCCTCTTCCTCCCCTCTTTTTATCTCACTTGTCTTCACTAAGCTCCTCCTCATCTACAATAATCATTTGCAGCCCCCAACGATGTTGAAATTATCTCTTTATTCATCGTTTTCATGTTTCCGTCGGTAAAACCAACGATGTCAGAGTAAATGACCTACATGTTtcatttttataactataaaaattataatataattttttttaaatctaggGATATGAATGTTTTAAAGATTATATGTAATTAGCTCATATAAGATAGATATTAATCACTTAGCACACTAACTATTGCTTTGGTCACATATATGAATGAATCTCCTCGCTACCGAGGAGCataatacaaatatttttttatgcgaACTCTTCCCCTCTTTGCGGAGGACAACTGTTAAAAAGAAGAGAGAGGGAAAAAAGAAAATCATACTCACCGTATCCAACACAAGCCCTTCACAACATCCTCCAAAGGATGCTTTCTTATCTACACTTTTTCAGTTATTCCAAGCATACATTCCTCCTGCACCTAATGCTACAAACCCTCATTGGGTTACAACACAGCAGGAGGCACCTCCCCTTCATGGCTGCTGACATCTTGGCCTCCTAAAGCTGCTGTTGTCCCTAACAGTCACCCAAATTCTCTGATAGCTTTGCACACATCTGCAATACATAGGTCCATAAACTTCTACCAGTTGGAAACCAAAAGCTTTCTGTACAATGAAGAATGAGGAGGGAGAGGAAACCACTTGTACTACCTTTCTGTACAATGAAGAATCACCTTGTGACTTCCTCAGTTCCACAACATACAAAGATGGACTCAGCTCAAACACCTGCACACCTCATACACCATGACACCTTAATCTCATGCATTAGAATACTAATCCCCTCATTCAGTGAAAGGAAGAGTACCTCTGCAGCAACAGAGAGTGAGCCAGTGCTCCCGGGGCTCTTTGGGTTGTGCTTCTGGGTAACTTTCAACTGCCAAACAATAATAAAAAGAAGAGTTGTGATTTCCAAAGTATCATTTGGTCATCAAACGGTCTTTCGAAGATGTTAGTGTACTGACTTTGCCAGGTCCCCTGTGAGCCTGAAGCCCCATTTCTGTAGCAATGTCCTCAATCTTGTTGAACAGATGTTTTGGTGCATGGTTCGATGTGAACCTAATTTTCCTTTCGGATACATCCTGCACATGACAAGTCTTGTCTTGGTTATCATGCACCGGCAATGCTTCAACATGAAACTTAAGATACTTCATAACAGCTAATTAGCCTGTCTGAAAACATGTAGAGAGAGCAATTTGGAGATCAAGACATGAAAAGCTGATTGAGGAAGCAGTTTGACATCTTTTACCTCGTTCTCAAAGAATCCAGAAAGGTCAAGTGATGAAGACATTCCAATCAGCTGAAATGCATTGATATGACTAGACGAAGTTCTATCTTCATCTGGCACATTATGCTGCAGAAAGAATAAGGTTCTGTTTCCCTTCAGCAACCAATGCCATCAAAGTCAAGTAATCAAAACTTTATCAAGATCATACGAAAACTGTACTAATTGGCACAAAAAGCATGTGCCATTAGAAGTTCAAGGTCACCTCTTTAATGCAAAGAGAAGCATAAAGACTATCTACATCTttgtcgtcgtcatcatcatttGGAACAATAGGTGCATAATCTTGCTTGAACCAGTCATCTGCTTTGATTCCCGCCATATTTATTCGCATTATAGGATTTGGATCAAGaattcttttcaaaatgtttTGAGCACCAGGAGAGAGCCACTTGGGGATCTCGGTTTCTCCCTTCGAGATCTAAACCAAGCAAGGGAAAAGATCAAAATGAACCACTGGCCAGTAGCTGAGAAAAAACATCATCTCATCCTTCTGAATTTTCACATACCTTCTGATAAAGAACAGCGAGATTCCGGTCATCGAAAGGGAGAAAGCCAGTGAGGATGACATAGAGGATGACACCACAAGACCAGATATCTGACCTCGAGCCATCGTAACCTCGATTGGAGAGGACCTGGCAGCATTGTCAAAAGAACTTATCAAGCCGAGCATTACCAGGAAGATGCATTATTTAGTAAACCTGTAGAAAGAGTGACACAATAGACCTCAGGAGCAATGTAGTTTGGGCTTCCACATGTTGTGTGCAACAAACCATCATTCTGGTTATAATACAGTGCAGAAGTTAGCCAAGCAACATGATTACTGGGAATGTTTCAGTGAAGAACACGAATGACATACCCCAAGATGCTGAGGTAAAGCACTGAGGCCAAAATCTGAAATCTTTATGTCTCCTTTTGCATCTACAAGCACATTTTCTGGCTGTAATGGAAATCACACCGAGGTGACCACATAGGCCAAGTATTTTCTTTGAACTATCTGGTGTGGTTGGACTAATTACCTTCAAATCCCTGTGGTAAACACCCTTATCATGGCAGTAGCTGACAGCATCAATCAACTGCTGGAAAAGcctccttccttcttcctctgaAAGCTTTCCCTTCAACTTCAACAcagatgacaaaggaagaaagaataaAATTCCAGAAGCCATATGCTATGACAAGCTAGACAACTAAAAATCGATACAGAAGCAATTCATCAAACACATTGTAGCAGTCCATGTCCCTTACAATTTTGTCGAACAACTCGCCACCATTAACGAACTCCAGGACCATGTAAATCTTGGTTTTGCTTGCTGATACCTGTCACACCACACAATCGTCACAAGTTAAACCATGAAATCACCCTTTCAAGATGCATGTCAAGCAGAGTAAACTGTAGCAAACCGAGGACCCAACTATGAACAACCAATCCTTCACTCAGCAACCTATCAGGCTACAGACAACTAAGAAAAAAACCAATCCCGTGTGCTTCGACACTGCATGAGATTAAGATTATTAGATTGACGGGTAGGTGTTGTGGCTCAGGGAACACCACGACTGGTATCAGAGACACCACAGATGGTGCTCGACACTGCTACTGAAACCATTCGATCCAACAGCACACCGCTCGTGGGACGCGACAGGGCTCGTGGCGGAGGGGCCACGAATCGACTCACGCAGGGGTCGGGGCCCCACCAGATCATTTCGGGTAAGGGGTTCGTTCGTTGGACGGCCCTGATGGGTCGGTGCCCCGTAGCCATCATGATGAGGACCACGTCTCAAAGCCGTCAGTTCGATGCACGGCCCCGACAACTATTGACGCGGGGCCCACTCGGCCGTGGTGCAGCAGCGCCGTTCGGCTCCCGGTGGATGAGGCAGCTGGCGGGAGAGTCCATTATGAGGTCGCGCCCCAATCGAGGCCGAGGACGATGATTGCTTTCTTTTTTACTGCAATCCCAAAGAATTCGTACACTTTCTCTGaattaattccttttttttttctcgctCATCAATAAAACATCGAAgcagaaaagagagaaagagagagagagagagagagacctcatGTAAGCGGACGACGTTGGGATGCTTGAGCAGCTTCAAGGTGGCAATCTCCCGCTTGATCTGTGGCATCTCTTGCATGGTTACTAACCAGATAGGAAGACTTcacggaaggaaggaaggaagaagaaga encodes the following:
- the LOC135587379 gene encoding CBL-interacting protein kinase 1-like yields the protein MVKEGREGAAPVLGKYELGRTLGEGNFGKVKHARHVETGETFAVKILDRKRILSLKVDDQIKREIATLKLLKHPNVVRLHEVSASKTKIYMVLEFVNGGELFDKILKGKLSEEEGRRLFQQLIDAVSYCHDKGVYHRDLKPENVLVDAKGDIKISDFGLSALPQHLGNDGLLHTTCGSPNYIAPEVLSNRGYDGSRSDIWSCGVILYVILTGFLPFDDRNLAVLYQKISKGETEIPKWLSPGAQNILKRILDPNPIMRINMAGIKADDWFKQDYAPIVPNDDDDDKDVDSLYASLCIKEHNVPDEDRTSSSHINAFQLIGMSSSLDLSGFFENEDVSERKIRFTSNHAPKHLFNKIEDIATEMGLQAHRGPGKLKVTQKHNPKSPGSTGSLSVAAEVFELSPSLYVVELRKSQGDSSLYRKMCAKLSENLGDC